One window of Enterobacter sp. RHBSTW-00175 genomic DNA carries:
- a CDS encoding amidohydrolase — protein sequence MSFGEQLIAWRRELHQNPELSGQEVETTARLRQWLTRAGITPLPYELPTGLVAEIGTGKKLIALRADIDALPIEERSGVSFSSQRAGVMHACGHDIHTSVILGAALKLKEREDALNGRVRILFQPAEENFGGAKSMVRAGALHDVSAIFGMHNEPGLPVGEFATRGGPFYANVDRFVIRITGKGAHAARPHEGNDAIVLASQLVTALQSVASRNVNTLDSVVLSVTRIAGGNTWNVLPESVELEGTLRTHRTEVQQNVKARVGEIAAGFASAFSAQIDITWYAGPTALVNDERWAEFATSVAREAGYETRHAELHMGGEDFAVYLQNIPGAFVSIGSASPFGLHHPAFNPDEALIEPAARYFAQLAEKALQHV from the coding sequence ATGAGTTTTGGTGAACAACTGATTGCCTGGCGTCGCGAGCTGCACCAGAACCCGGAATTGTCGGGGCAGGAAGTGGAAACCACCGCCCGTTTACGCCAGTGGTTGACCCGCGCGGGCATCACGCCGCTGCCTTATGAACTGCCAACGGGTCTGGTCGCGGAAATTGGTACTGGCAAAAAGCTGATTGCCCTGCGTGCAGATATTGATGCCTTGCCGATAGAGGAACGCAGCGGTGTGTCATTTAGCTCACAGCGCGCGGGCGTGATGCACGCCTGCGGACACGATATCCATACCAGCGTGATCCTGGGGGCGGCGCTGAAGCTGAAAGAGCGTGAAGACGCGCTCAACGGACGCGTGCGGATCCTGTTCCAGCCTGCGGAGGAAAATTTCGGCGGGGCAAAAAGCATGGTGCGCGCCGGGGCGTTACATGATGTCAGCGCCATCTTCGGGATGCATAACGAGCCGGGGCTGCCGGTCGGTGAATTCGCCACTCGCGGCGGGCCGTTTTATGCCAACGTCGATCGGTTTGTTATTCGCATCACCGGTAAAGGCGCGCACGCGGCACGCCCGCACGAAGGAAATGATGCCATTGTGCTGGCCAGCCAGTTGGTGACGGCGCTGCAAAGCGTGGCCAGCCGTAACGTGAATACCCTGGATTCCGTGGTGCTTAGCGTCACGCGCATCGCCGGAGGGAACACCTGGAATGTCCTGCCGGAGAGTGTCGAGCTGGAAGGTACGCTGCGTACTCACCGCACCGAGGTACAGCAGAACGTCAAAGCGCGGGTGGGTGAAATCGCGGCCGGGTTTGCCAGCGCCTTTAGCGCGCAGATCGATATTACCTGGTACGCCGGGCCAACAGCGCTGGTGAACGACGAACGCTGGGCTGAATTCGCCACCTCGGTTGCCCGGGAAGCAGGTTATGAAACCCGGCACGCAGAGCTGCATATGGGCGGGGAAGATTTTGCGGTTTATCTCCAGAATATTCCGGGTGCATTTGTCAGTATTGGCAGCGCCAGCCCCTTCGGCTTACACCATCCGGCATTTAACCCAGATGAAGCATTGATCGAGCCCGCTGCCCGCTATTTTGCACAGCTTGCGGAAAAAGCACTCCAACACGTTTAA